A window from Flavobacterium sp. 83 encodes these proteins:
- the dgt gene encoding dGTP triphosphohydrolase, with amino-acid sequence MNWEQLLSLRRQGDKGKRLRVEQDDTRLGFEVDYDRIIFSSAFRSLQDKTQVIPLSKTDFVHTRLTHSLEVSVVGRSLGRLVGKKIIEKYPHLKEVHGYHMNDFGAIVAAASLAHDIGNPPFGHSGEKAIGEYFSIGKGQQYKDQLTAKEWQDLIDFEGNANGFSVLTASRPGIDGGLRISFATLGAFMKYPKESLPKKPTAAIADKKYGFFQTDKAFFQNVASDMGLIPNKSGDNIGFERHPLAYLVEAADDICYTIIDFEDGINLGLVSEDFALEYLIKLVKDSIDTSKYKTLETKEDRISYLRALAIGSLINDAVKVFIENEALILEGKFPFAIMDKSKYKAQMDDIIKISVKNIYQSREVIEKEIVGYQIIQTLLDKFITAFNNKFDGNASNYDSLILKMLPEKHHLEKENLYGRLLHICHYVSLLTDGNALELFETINGRKKA; translated from the coding sequence ATGAACTGGGAACAACTTTTATCACTAAGACGACAAGGCGACAAAGGCAAAAGATTGCGTGTAGAACAAGACGATACCCGTTTGGGTTTTGAAGTTGATTATGACCGTATTATCTTTTCATCCGCTTTTAGAAGTTTACAGGATAAAACACAAGTTATTCCCTTATCAAAAACTGATTTTGTACATACCCGATTGACGCACAGTTTAGAAGTATCGGTTGTAGGTCGTTCTTTAGGACGATTGGTAGGTAAAAAAATTATAGAAAAATATCCACACTTGAAAGAGGTTCATGGCTATCACATGAATGATTTTGGTGCTATTGTTGCTGCAGCATCATTAGCTCATGATATTGGGAATCCTCCTTTTGGGCATTCTGGTGAAAAAGCGATTGGAGAATATTTTTCAATTGGGAAAGGACAGCAATACAAAGACCAGCTTACGGCAAAAGAATGGCAGGATTTAATTGATTTTGAAGGGAATGCCAATGGATTTTCGGTACTTACGGCAAGTCGTCCCGGAATTGACGGCGGGCTTCGAATTTCGTTTGCCACTCTCGGTGCTTTTATGAAATACCCAAAAGAAAGCTTACCGAAAAAACCAACCGCAGCTATTGCCGATAAAAAATATGGTTTTTTTCAAACGGACAAAGCTTTTTTTCAAAATGTGGCTTCTGATATGGGTTTGATTCCAAATAAATCTGGAGATAATATAGGTTTCGAAAGACATCCTTTGGCTTATTTAGTCGAAGCTGCAGATGATATTTGCTACACCATTATTGATTTTGAAGATGGAATCAATTTAGGATTAGTTTCCGAAGATTTCGCGTTGGAATATTTGATAAAATTGGTAAAAGACAGCATTGATACTTCTAAATATAAAACATTAGAGACGAAAGAAGACCGAATAAGTTATTTACGTGCTTTGGCAATTGGGAGTTTAATTAATGATGCGGTCAAAGTTTTCATCGAAAATGAAGCATTAATTCTGGAAGGTAAATTTCCTTTTGCAATTATGGACAAGAGTAAATACAAAGCGCAGATGGACGACATTATAAAAATCAGCGTCAAAAATATTTACCAAAGTAGAGAAGTTATCGAGAAAGAAATCGTTGGGTATCAAATTATACAAACTTTATTAGATAAATTCATCACCGCTTTCAATAATAAATTCGACGGAAATGCTTCTAACTATGATTCCTTAATCCTCAAAATGTTACCCGAGAAACATCACTTAGAAAAGGAAAACCTTTATGGAAGGTTGCTTCATATTTGTCATTATGTATCGCTTTTGACAGATGGGAATGCGCTCGAATTATTTGAAACCATCAATGGTAGAAAGAAGGCTTAA
- a CDS encoding DUF3078 domain-containing protein, which translates to MKLLSYFIFSFIVTISTNSFSQETTIPELTAASTLVKVTPYTPLAVALKIQTKTYYLPLSHWIKKNTLSFDISEIAFVNWSAGGTSSISGLFKGNFLRVYNRENYKWSNELIVRYGLNKQDGIEVRKTDDAIQFSSTFGYRQDTMSNWYHSAKFNFNSQFTNGYSYPNKEIAISKPFAPAYIFMGVGAENVNKEKKRTFYVSPFTFKTTLVLDQRLANQGAFGVTKAIYDANGVLISEGKKSKTELGFLMTSFYKKEIAKNINLENRLSLYSDYINNFGNVDVDCDLLLDLVVNQYVKANIGTRIVYDDDIKSKKEVDGAQVTQGAKAQLKQLLGVGIVYIF; encoded by the coding sequence ATGAAATTACTATCCTACTTTATTTTTTCCTTTATAGTTACAATTTCTACTAATAGTTTTTCTCAAGAAACAACAATACCAGAACTCACAGCTGCTTCAACACTCGTAAAAGTGACTCCATATACTCCATTAGCTGTGGCATTAAAAATACAAACAAAAACATATTATCTTCCTTTGTCACATTGGATAAAAAAAAACACTTTGAGCTTTGACATATCAGAAATTGCTTTTGTCAATTGGAGTGCTGGGGGTACAAGTTCAATATCAGGGCTTTTTAAAGGTAATTTTTTAAGGGTTTATAATCGAGAAAACTACAAATGGTCCAATGAACTTATTGTTCGCTATGGTTTAAATAAGCAAGACGGAATTGAAGTTAGAAAAACTGATGATGCAATTCAATTCAGTTCTACATTTGGTTATCGCCAAGATACCATGTCTAACTGGTATCACTCTGCAAAGTTTAATTTCAATAGCCAATTTACCAATGGATATTCCTATCCCAACAAGGAAATTGCTATTTCAAAACCATTTGCACCAGCTTACATTTTTATGGGAGTAGGAGCTGAAAATGTAAACAAAGAGAAAAAAAGAACATTTTACGTTTCGCCTTTTACATTTAAAACAACTTTGGTTTTAGATCAAAGATTGGCAAATCAAGGAGCTTTTGGAGTTACAAAAGCTATCTATGACGCAAACGGTGTTTTAATTAGTGAAGGTAAAAAATCCAAAACGGAACTTGGTTTTTTAATGACTAGTTTTTATAAAAAAGAAATTGCCAAAAATATCAATTTAGAAAATCGCTTGAGTTTATACTCTGATTATATTAATAATTTTGGTAATGTCGATGTGGATTGCGATTTACTATTAGACTTAGTTGTAAATCAATACGTAAAAGCGAATATAGGAACGCGTATTGTTTATGATGACGATATAAAATCAAAAAAAGAAGTCGATGGCGCACAAGTTACACAAGGTGCTAAAGCCCAACTAAAACAGCTGTTGGGCGTTGGAATCGTTTATATTTTTTAA
- a CDS encoding 1-deoxy-D-xylulose-5-phosphate synthase, which produces MSDNLLSNINNPTDLRLLEEALLPQVAQELRNFIIDIVSVKEGHLGASLGVVELTIALHYVFDTPNDLLIWDVGHQAYGHKILTGRRENFHTNRQLGGISGFPKRSESIYDAFGVGHSSTSISAALGMAIASNLKGDFNKQHIAVIGDASIASGMAFEGLNHAGVTDANLLVILNDNAIGIDPSVGALKKYLTAVKEGKNPRQNNMIKSLNFNYSGPIDGHDIFAVVNELKRLQKIKGPKFLHIITTKGKGLQQAEENQVKYHAPGKFDANTGEIHIKSEENLPPKYQDVFGLTLLDLAKKNEKIIGITPAMPSGSSLKFMMDAFPKRAFDVGIAEQHAVTLAAGMATQDMMVFCNIYSTFLQRGYDQLIHDVALQNLPVIFCLDRAGLVGEDGATHHGVFDLAYLRCIPNMIVHAPMNEIALQNILYTAQLGLNHPIAIRYPRGRGVIVNWQSQYLGSYEKIKIGKSICIKEGTKVAVLSNGTIGNNVTLAIAKIIHPENIAHYDFPFVKPLDENTLHFIFTKFENIITIEDSVIKGGFGSAILEFAAENNYTSKTTVLGVPDEFIEQGTVTELQQYCKIDVKSLEILFSSY; this is translated from the coding sequence ATGTCAGATAATTTACTTTCAAACATCAATAACCCAACCGATTTACGCTTACTAGAAGAAGCCCTACTTCCTCAAGTTGCTCAAGAATTACGTAATTTCATTATTGACATTGTATCCGTAAAAGAAGGGCATCTCGGCGCAAGCCTTGGAGTTGTAGAACTTACTATTGCCCTGCATTATGTTTTTGACACACCAAACGATTTATTAATATGGGATGTAGGACATCAAGCCTACGGACATAAAATACTGACGGGCAGAAGAGAAAATTTTCATACCAACAGGCAATTGGGCGGCATTTCCGGTTTCCCAAAAAGAAGTGAGAGTATTTACGATGCTTTTGGCGTAGGCCACTCCTCTACTTCAATTTCGGCAGCTTTAGGAATGGCGATTGCTTCTAATTTGAAAGGCGATTTCAACAAACAACACATTGCGGTAATTGGTGATGCTTCCATAGCATCAGGAATGGCTTTTGAAGGCTTAAATCATGCAGGTGTTACTGATGCTAATTTATTAGTAATTCTCAATGATAATGCTATTGGAATTGACCCAAGCGTAGGCGCATTGAAAAAATACCTCACTGCCGTAAAAGAAGGAAAGAACCCAAGACAAAATAACATGATTAAGTCCCTGAATTTTAATTATTCAGGTCCGATAGACGGTCACGATATTTTTGCTGTTGTCAACGAATTGAAACGTTTACAAAAAATAAAAGGCCCAAAATTCCTGCATATCATTACCACAAAAGGAAAAGGATTGCAACAAGCTGAAGAAAATCAGGTGAAATACCATGCACCAGGAAAATTTGATGCCAACACAGGTGAAATCCATATAAAATCGGAAGAAAATTTACCACCAAAATACCAAGATGTTTTTGGTTTAACCCTATTGGATTTAGCCAAAAAGAATGAAAAAATTATCGGAATTACACCCGCAATGCCTTCTGGAAGCTCCTTGAAATTTATGATGGATGCGTTTCCAAAACGTGCTTTTGACGTGGGAATTGCAGAGCAGCATGCAGTAACTCTTGCGGCCGGAATGGCAACACAAGACATGATGGTTTTTTGCAATATTTATTCTACTTTTTTACAAAGAGGTTACGATCAGCTGATTCATGATGTGGCTTTGCAAAATCTACCGGTTATTTTTTGTTTGGATAGAGCAGGATTAGTTGGTGAAGACGGAGCAACACATCACGGCGTTTTTGACTTGGCTTATTTACGTTGCATTCCAAATATGATTGTACATGCTCCAATGAACGAAATAGCATTACAAAACATCTTATATACAGCACAATTGGGGTTAAACCATCCAATAGCAATTCGTTATCCGCGTGGTCGCGGTGTCATTGTTAATTGGCAAAGTCAATATTTGGGGAGCTATGAAAAAATAAAAATCGGAAAAAGTATTTGCATAAAAGAAGGCACGAAAGTAGCCGTATTATCCAACGGCACAATTGGAAACAATGTTACTTTGGCTATTGCCAAAATAATTCATCCTGAAAACATTGCGCATTACGACTTCCCTTTCGTTAAACCATTAGATGAAAACACATTACATTTCATTTTTACTAAATTTGAAAACATAATAACAATTGAAGATAGTGTTATCAAAGGCGGTTTTGGAAGTGCGATTCTGGAGTTTGCAGCCGAGAATAATTATACCTCAAAAACAACAGTTCTTGGTGTTCCAGATGAATTTATAGAACAGGGAACTGTTACTGAATTACAACAATATTGCAAAATTGACGTTAAAAGTCTTGAAATACTTTTTTCAAGCTATTAA
- a CDS encoding nucleoside deaminase produces MINPFTDEYFMKKALQEAEMAFEKGEIPVGALIVIDNKVIARGHNLTEMLVDVTAHAEMQAITAAANYLGGKYLIGCTLYVTLEPCQMCAGALYWSQISKIVFGATDENRGFGKMGTQLHPKTTVVSGIMANEASELMKRFFAERRK; encoded by the coding sequence ATGATAAATCCTTTCACCGACGAATATTTTATGAAAAAAGCTTTGCAGGAAGCTGAAATGGCTTTCGAAAAAGGCGAAATTCCTGTTGGTGCCCTTATTGTAATCGACAATAAAGTGATAGCACGAGGTCATAACCTTACCGAAATGCTGGTTGATGTAACAGCTCATGCCGAAATGCAAGCTATTACTGCTGCTGCAAATTATCTTGGTGGCAAATATTTAATTGGCTGTACGCTTTATGTGACTTTGGAACCTTGTCAAATGTGTGCTGGCGCTTTGTATTGGAGCCAAATTTCGAAAATTGTTTTTGGTGCAACCGATGAAAACCGGGGTTTTGGTAAAATGGGAACGCAATTACATCCTAAAACTACTGTTGTTTCTGGAATTATGGCAAATGAAGCTTCGGAGTTGATGAAGCGATTTTTTGCAGAAAGAAGAAAGTAG
- a CDS encoding glycosyltransferase family 39 protein produces the protein MIEKHKILILICIATLMRSIIAATIGLGNDEVYYLTYAQHLQWNYFDHPPMVALLIRLTTVNLLFTSEFFIRLGPILLAAINTYLIYGICSKIKNENAGFLAALLFSCSFYSSIIAGVFILPDAPQLFFWMVSISLLIKIVSAIETGKNFNYSILMFGIVAGLCIMSKIHGVFLWIGFGLYILFYKRCLLSNGYLYASVILSLVIISPILIWNIDNQFITYTFHSNRVAINRGINPSSFFREFLGGIFYNNPINYFLIITALIAVYKNRITISIPIKRLLLLLSLPLILLLFFISLFRDTLPHWSGPAFVALIILTACYLAEVAQDLNVNFRLPKLVVTSCVFIVFISFTGIGLINYYPGTIGNHQEELLGKGDFTLDMYNWDFFKNEFDKIHTKDLQSRKTKTTFIINNKWFPGSHIDNYIAQPLHLDFIAIGKLEDIHTYEWLNKYRKKIKMGDDAYFITVSTNFQDPNEQYKLIFSKINSPIIIKQFRNKKPVRNMFVYLLEGYKGR, from the coding sequence ATGATAGAAAAACACAAAATACTCATCCTAATATGCATTGCAACTTTAATGCGAAGTATTATTGCCGCAACAATAGGACTTGGCAACGATGAAGTTTACTATCTTACTTATGCCCAACATTTACAATGGAACTATTTTGATCATCCTCCGATGGTTGCATTGCTTATACGCCTGACTACAGTTAATTTACTTTTTACAAGTGAATTTTTCATCCGGTTGGGTCCCATTCTTTTAGCGGCAATAAATACGTATTTAATTTATGGTATTTGTAGTAAAATAAAAAATGAAAATGCTGGTTTTTTGGCTGCTTTGTTGTTTTCTTGCTCCTTTTATTCCAGCATAATTGCTGGGGTGTTTATTTTACCGGATGCTCCACAACTATTTTTTTGGATGGTTAGTATTTCCTTACTAATTAAAATTGTTTCAGCGATTGAAACTGGTAAGAATTTTAATTATAGCATTTTGATGTTTGGCATAGTCGCTGGATTGTGTATTATGAGTAAGATACATGGTGTGTTTTTATGGATAGGTTTTGGTTTATATATTTTATTTTATAAAAGATGTCTACTTTCAAATGGGTATCTTTATGCTTCGGTAATACTTTCATTAGTTATCATTTCTCCTATTTTGATCTGGAACATTGACAATCAATTTATCACATATACTTTCCATAGCAATAGAGTTGCAATAAATAGAGGAATTAATCCTAGTAGTTTTTTTAGAGAATTTTTAGGTGGTATTTTTTATAATAATCCAATTAATTATTTTTTGATTATTACGGCATTAATTGCTGTTTACAAAAATAGAATCACTATTTCGATACCCATAAAGCGACTTTTACTTTTATTAAGTCTGCCATTAATTCTTTTATTATTTTTTATTTCATTATTTAGAGACACTTTACCACATTGGTCAGGGCCTGCATTTGTAGCGTTAATTATACTTACGGCTTGCTATCTTGCAGAGGTTGCACAGGATTTAAATGTTAATTTTAGACTACCAAAATTAGTAGTCACTTCTTGTGTTTTTATAGTATTTATTTCATTCACAGGGATTGGACTAATCAATTACTATCCAGGCACAATAGGCAATCATCAAGAAGAATTATTAGGTAAAGGTGATTTTACATTAGATATGTATAATTGGGACTTTTTTAAAAATGAGTTTGATAAAATACATACTAAAGACCTACAATCCAGAAAAACGAAGACTACTTTTATCATTAATAACAAATGGTTTCCTGGCTCTCACATTGATAATTATATTGCGCAACCACTGCATTTAGATTTTATTGCAATTGGGAAACTCGAAGATATTCATACTTACGAATGGCTGAATAAGTATAGAAAAAAAATTAAAATGGGTGATGATGCTTATTTTATTACTGTTTCTACTAATTTTCAGGATCCCAACGAGCAATACAAATTGATTTTTTCGAAAATCAATTCTCCCATAATTATAAAACAGTTCCGAAATAAAAAGCCAGTGAGGAATATGTTTGTTTATTTACTTGAAGGCTATAAAGGAAGATAA
- a CDS encoding GtrA family protein produces the protein MDIFRFIKFGLVGVSGLVIDFFITWLFKEKIGLNKYVSNGLGFLFGVINNYFLNKYFTFQNNDSNLASQFFSFLMISIIGFALNTFLLYLLQKNTKINFYVCKAIVTIMVFFWNFSANTLYTFKIQ, from the coding sequence ATGGATATTTTTCGATTTATAAAATTTGGCTTGGTTGGTGTTTCTGGACTTGTGATTGATTTTTTTATTACTTGGCTTTTTAAAGAAAAAATAGGTTTAAACAAATATGTCTCAAATGGTTTGGGTTTTTTATTTGGTGTTATAAATAATTATTTCCTTAATAAATATTTTACTTTTCAAAATAACGACAGTAATCTTGCCTCACAATTTTTTAGTTTTTTAATGATTTCTATTATAGGTTTTGCACTGAATACTTTCCTACTCTATCTGCTTCAAAAAAACACTAAAATCAATTTTTATGTCTGTAAAGCAATTGTAACGATTATGGTTTTCTTTTGGAATTTTAGCGCTAACACACTGTATACTTTTAAAATACAATGA
- a CDS encoding phosphatase PAP2 family protein, with the protein MNTVFNVVYKNSLFYRNGLLLMGIIGFFLCRFSKSEGFVLLNSFHTKSLNIFFQNITFLGDGIFILFVSFIILVFFKKHRKLAFLLLLAYLVSGVFAQIFKSLISSPRPSVYFEMHHYKYYLDTFANSRVGFRSFPSGHSASAFAMATIFSIYANRKYVCIFSLVFGLLVGYSRIYLAHHFLIDVLGGIFIGIVSGSLSVIWYDAVRLKIIKIFKKNSFAPNPWANAFSNSSLINR; encoded by the coding sequence ATGAATACAGTTTTTAATGTTGTATATAAAAACAGTCTCTTCTATAGGAACGGTTTGTTGTTAATGGGAATTATTGGTTTTTTTTTATGTCGTTTTTCAAAATCTGAAGGATTTGTTCTTTTGAATAGTTTTCATACAAAATCACTAAATATTTTTTTTCAGAACATTACTTTTTTAGGCGATGGAATCTTTATTCTGTTTGTCAGCTTCATTATTCTTGTTTTTTTTAAAAAACATAGAAAACTAGCATTCCTTTTATTATTAGCATATTTAGTTTCTGGAGTTTTCGCACAGATTTTCAAATCTTTGATCAGTTCGCCTCGGCCAAGTGTCTATTTTGAGATGCATCATTACAAATACTATCTTGACACTTTTGCAAATAGCCGAGTTGGATTTAGAAGTTTTCCTTCAGGACATTCTGCCTCCGCTTTTGCAATGGCAACAATATTTTCAATTTATGCCAATAGAAAATATGTTTGTATTTTTTCACTAGTCTTTGGTCTTTTAGTAGGATATTCAAGAATATATTTAGCGCATCATTTTTTAATTGATGTTTTGGGAGGTATTTTTATAGGTATTGTTTCTGGTTCCTTATCTGTGATTTGGTATGATGCAGTTCGATTAAAAATCATTAAAATATTTAAAAAGAACTCTTTTGCACCCAATCCCTGGGCAAATGCTTTTTCTAATTCTTCTTTAATTAATAGATAA
- a CDS encoding ribonuclease E/G, whose amino-acid sequence MNKELIIRSSSEAVDFALLKDGKLIELHKEEEKSNFQVGDIFIAKIRKPVAGLNAAFVNVGFEKDAFLHYHDLGPNLSSQLKFIKLVSAGKLKDFSLKTFQFEKEIDKDGTITDVLSANQSVLVQVVKEPISTKGPRISAELSLAGRFIVLVPFSDRVSISQKIEDKKEKERLKRLVQSVKPKGFGVIVRTVAEGKNTAELEKDLQNLLSRWTAMCKKLPTAHHPSKVLGELNRASSILRDVFNDTFSGIQIDDEELYNQTKDYLQEIAPSKQSIVKFYQSNDTPIFEKYNIERQIKTSFGKTVSMSKGAYLIIEHTEALHVIDVNSGNRSNKATNQEDTAMEVNMIAAAEIARQLRLRDMGGIIVVDFIDMSNPENRKVLFEFLREEMSDDKAKHKILPPSKFGLVQITRQRVRPEVNIKTREEDPNNENGEIEAPILIIDKIASDLETVLKNHKEVVLNVHPFVAAYLTKGFPSLRSKWFLEHKKWVKIIPRDAYTYLEYHFYDKKENVIIE is encoded by the coding sequence GTGAATAAAGAATTAATCATTAGATCTAGTTCTGAAGCCGTAGATTTTGCCTTATTAAAAGATGGAAAACTAATTGAATTACACAAAGAAGAAGAAAAAAGCAACTTCCAGGTAGGTGATATTTTCATTGCCAAAATCAGGAAACCAGTTGCCGGACTTAACGCTGCTTTTGTAAATGTAGGCTTCGAAAAAGATGCTTTTTTACATTATCACGATTTAGGTCCTAACTTATCTTCCCAACTGAAATTCATAAAACTTGTAAGCGCAGGTAAATTAAAAGATTTCTCCCTAAAAACCTTTCAGTTTGAAAAAGAAATAGATAAAGATGGTACCATTACTGATGTATTAAGTGCCAATCAGTCTGTTTTAGTACAAGTCGTCAAAGAACCTATATCTACCAAAGGACCAAGAATTAGCGCTGAGCTTTCTCTTGCCGGAAGATTTATAGTTTTGGTTCCGTTTTCTGACCGCGTTTCTATTTCTCAAAAAATAGAAGACAAAAAAGAAAAAGAACGCTTGAAACGATTAGTGCAATCCGTCAAACCAAAAGGATTTGGTGTTATTGTTCGCACAGTAGCCGAAGGCAAAAATACAGCCGAATTAGAAAAAGATTTGCAGAACCTGCTTAGCAGATGGACTGCAATGTGTAAAAAATTACCAACTGCTCATCATCCTTCCAAAGTATTAGGAGAACTCAACAGAGCTTCTTCAATATTAAGAGACGTATTTAATGATACCTTCAGTGGTATTCAAATTGATGACGAAGAGTTGTACAACCAAACCAAGGATTATTTGCAAGAAATTGCACCTTCAAAACAATCAATTGTTAAGTTTTATCAGTCAAATGATACGCCAATTTTTGAGAAATACAATATAGAGAGACAAATCAAAACATCCTTTGGAAAAACTGTTTCCATGAGTAAAGGAGCTTATCTTATTATTGAACACACTGAAGCTTTGCACGTTATAGACGTAAATAGTGGAAATCGTTCTAATAAAGCTACTAACCAGGAAGATACAGCCATGGAAGTAAATATGATTGCTGCTGCTGAAATTGCAAGACAATTGCGTCTTCGTGATATGGGTGGAATAATCGTAGTAGATTTTATCGATATGTCAAATCCAGAAAATCGTAAAGTTTTGTTCGAATTCCTAAGGGAAGAAATGAGCGACGATAAAGCAAAACATAAAATCTTACCTCCGAGTAAATTTGGATTAGTTCAAATTACAAGACAAAGAGTAAGACCAGAAGTAAACATTAAAACTAGAGAAGAAGACCCAAACAATGAAAATGGAGAAATTGAAGCTCCTATATTAATCATTGATAAAATTGCTTCCGATTTAGAAACAGTTTTAAAAAACCACAAAGAAGTAGTACTCAATGTACATCCGTTTGTGGCCGCATACCTTACCAAAGGTTTTCCATCATTACGTTCAAAATGGTTTCTTGAACATAAAAAGTGGGTGAAAATCATACCTCGTGACGCTTACACGTATTTAGAATATCATTTCTACGATAAAAAAGAAAATGTTATTATAGAATAA
- a CDS encoding HU family DNA-binding protein: MTKADIVAKISEKLGLEKGDVQATVETFMNEVKNSLETGDNVYLRGFGSFIVKTRAEKTGRNISKNTTIKIPAHNIPAFKPAKVFVEGVKINNEAK, encoded by the coding sequence ATGACGAAAGCAGATATCGTAGCAAAAATTTCAGAGAAATTAGGTCTTGAAAAAGGAGATGTGCAAGCAACTGTAGAGACTTTTATGAATGAAGTTAAAAATTCATTAGAAACTGGAGACAATGTTTATTTAAGAGGTTTTGGAAGTTTTATAGTAAAAACTAGAGCAGAGAAAACAGGTAGAAATATCTCTAAAAATACAACAATAAAAATTCCTGCACATAACATTCCTGCATTCAAACCTGCAAAAGTTTTTGTTGAGGGTGTAAAAATAAATAACGAAGCAAAATAA
- the mutY gene encoding A/G-specific adenine glycosylase codes for MTFSNLLIQWYLQNKRDLPWRNTTNPYPIWLSEIMLQQTRVAQGTPYFLSFTAEFPTVFDLAKADEEQVLKLWQGLGYYSRARNLHKTAQYVADELSGVFPGTYKELLQLKGVGEYTAAAIASFSYNEVVPVVDGNVFRVLSRYFDVETDIAAASAKKEFAALAFELMPKDNPAIFNQAIMEFGALQCVPKSPNCGICIFNESCAALQKNKVDQLPVKSKKLKVRKRYFNYLVANDENKNTVIQKRTDKGIWHNLYEFPLIETEKEEGFDFISSRILNEFFINNGIVSIMEYNEKSIIHKLSHQHLYIKFWKVNIQGAIQNGIDTETLTSFPFPIVIHNFIKND; via the coding sequence ATGACTTTTTCTAACTTGCTAATACAATGGTATTTACAAAACAAACGCGATTTGCCTTGGCGAAATACCACCAATCCTTATCCTATTTGGCTCTCTGAAATCATGTTGCAACAGACCCGGGTCGCGCAAGGGACGCCTTATTTTCTGTCTTTTACAGCTGAATTTCCTACTGTTTTTGATTTGGCGAAAGCCGATGAAGAACAGGTTTTGAAACTTTGGCAAGGTTTGGGGTATTATTCTCGTGCCCGAAATTTACATAAAACGGCTCAATATGTTGCGGACGAATTATCGGGTGTTTTTCCCGGAACTTATAAGGAGTTATTGCAGTTGAAAGGTGTTGGAGAATATACCGCTGCTGCAATTGCTTCCTTCTCCTATAATGAAGTGGTTCCTGTGGTTGATGGGAATGTGTTTAGGGTTTTGTCACGCTATTTTGATGTAGAAACAGATATTGCTGCGGCTTCCGCCAAAAAAGAATTTGCTGCCTTGGCTTTTGAATTAATGCCAAAAGACAATCCTGCGATTTTCAATCAAGCTATCATGGAGTTTGGCGCATTACAATGTGTTCCTAAAAGTCCCAATTGTGGTATTTGTATTTTTAACGAAAGTTGTGCCGCTTTGCAGAAAAATAAAGTAGATCAATTGCCCGTAAAATCTAAGAAACTCAAAGTTAGAAAACGATATTTTAATTACTTAGTGGCTAATGATGAGAATAAAAATACAGTAATTCAAAAGCGAACTGACAAAGGAATTTGGCATAATCTATATGAGTTTCCTTTAATTGAAACAGAGAAAGAGGAGGGTTTTGACTTTATAAGCTCGCGTATTCTAAATGAATTTTTTATTAATAATGGGATTGTTAGTATAATGGAGTATAATGAAAAGAGTATCATTCATAAACTTTCGCATCAACACTTGTATATCAAGTTTTGGAAAGTAAATATACAAGGTGCAATTCAAAACGGAATAGATACCGAGACATTGACATCCTTTCCCTTTCCCATTGTCATCCATAATTTTATTAAAAACGATTAA
- a CDS encoding single-stranded DNA-binding protein, whose product MNGTLNKVMLIGYLGDDVKMHYFDGGNCIGRFQLATNEVYINKTTNEKITSTEWHNLVVRNKAAELCEKYLSKGDKIYIEGRLKSRQWQAEDGSTKYTTEIQVTEFTFLSTKKDNENSKQIQNPESVKNTNFDPQNNGLPVNDLPF is encoded by the coding sequence ATGAACGGAACATTAAATAAGGTTATGCTAATTGGCTATTTGGGAGATGATGTCAAAATGCATTATTTTGATGGAGGAAATTGTATCGGTAGATTTCAACTGGCTACAAATGAAGTTTACATCAACAAGACAACCAATGAGAAAATCACTTCTACTGAATGGCATAATTTGGTCGTGCGCAATAAAGCGGCTGAGCTTTGTGAAAAGTACCTTTCAAAAGGAGATAAAATATATATAGAAGGCCGTTTAAAATCGCGTCAATGGCAGGCAGAAGATGGCTCTACTAAATATACAACTGAAATTCAAGTAACCGAATTTACTTTTTTATCCACAAAAAAGGATAACGAGAACAGTAAACAAATTCAAAATCCAGAATCCGTAAAAAACACTAACTTTGACCCGCAAAATAACGGTTTGCCAGTCAATGATTTACCGTTTTGA